One genomic region from Rosa rugosa chromosome 1, drRosRugo1.1, whole genome shotgun sequence encodes:
- the LOC133727548 gene encoding uncharacterized protein LOC133727548, translating to MIKSNQMPAAAAITPIPNFHFHSHKVAPIRFRLWASILSIAAVANRATMVTAATSSSCRGGAYTTIKERVTFEKEIKKSKFIALAASVSDEQSAFSFLSQVRDPRATHNCWAYKVGDQYRSNDDGEPSGTAGKPIHSAIESSGIDRVMVVVIRYFGGIKLGTGGLVRAYGGVTSECLRNAPTHLVKSKVRMGVEVPFDLIGILYHQLQSFQVEDIKQDYETGKDGITMVTFQVDFDRVDKLEDAIKNNCSRELVFYK from the exons ATgataaaatcaaatcaaatgccagcagcagcagcaatcaCACCAATACCTAATTTCCATTTCCATTCCCACAAGGTAGCTCCTATTAGGTTTCGTCTCTGGGCCTCGATTCTCAGCATTGCCGCAGTAGCCAACCGCGCCACCATGGTCACCGCCGCCACCAGCAGCAGCTGCCGCGGTGGCGCGTACACCACCATCAAAGAGCGCGTCACCTTCGAAAAAGAGATCAAGAAGAGCAAATTCATCGCCCTCGCCGCTTCCGTCTCCGACGAACAATCCGctttctccttcctctctcAGGTTAGGGATCCTCGTGCTACTCACAATTGCTGGGCGTACAAG GTGGGAGATCAGTACCGGTCTAATGATGATGGTGAGCCATCTGGAACGGCTGGGAAGCCCATTCATTCTGCTATTGAGTCTTCAGGAATTGATAGAGTAATGGTGGTGGTCATCCG GTATTTTGGAGGAATTAAATTGGGGACTGGAGGACTAGTCAGGGCATATGGAGGAGTAACATCGGAATGCTTGAGAAATGCCCCAACTCATCTCGTAAAATCGAAG GTAAGAATGGGTGTAGAGGTTCCATTTGATCTTATCGGCATTCTATACCATCAG CTACAATCTTTTCAAGTTGAAGACATCAAACAAGATTATGAGACCGGTAAGGATGGTATCACCATGGTTACCTTTCAAGTTGATTTTGACCGTGTTGATAAATTAGAGGATGCTATCAAAAACAACTGTAGCCGGGAGTTGGTGTTCTACAAGTAA